One window of the Podospora pseudocomata strain CBS 415.72m chromosome 7, whole genome shotgun sequence genome contains the following:
- a CDS encoding hypothetical protein (EggNog:ENOG503P4Z6), with translation MSSPSYKRVCLLRNEDATRCSKLVLNCLKNPDAALLVEEFIVDPPQRFGRFMNGEPDPALDDGDHELVVKYIESLGVRDDMKTKILEGVPRKKDKAKSEVNTQDDEPPAKRIRWNSGWPNIPHYHEALAILVISLCPNIKRLRLNPETFILGTLLDEYLVQNNYGEITEPTLQRLEVVHMEAINYGISDGCNYDTVRSLSFFRYFHRLPSVSTVKIEAISDYQPDNTSFPPKSSTISKITIGHSDISGAILSSIIRIPQALTHFSFSNAGLWNTDGAYTYDVKPKTVSKCLLQHKDSLQVLDLDARLYDPSKYDKHRPALLEHQKDEYPEYYYGRYGSSQSDTGRGRGRTPPPDAKYLDLDRSFSGEKEEDLPLYAVDLPDTFDYEGGSIGSMKDFTKLTDLSIRIGNILGYDDTCKYKVTIRTLKHRLVDLLPPNLESLKLYGYEKGKFAQVDAHVDELLAQKEEKLPNLKTIHGLDECILGVAGTYPAELGNSELWQRPCEGLKWVEVETDDDEADP, from the exons ATGTCATCGCCATCCTACAAGCGAGTATGCCTCCTGCGCAACGAGGATGCGACTCGATGCTCCAAACTCGTCCTCAATTGTCTCAAGAATCCAGATGCAGCCCTTTTGGTGGAAGAGTTCATCGTCGACCCTCCCCAGAGATTTGGGCGCTTCATGAACGGCGAGCCAGATCCTGCtctggatgatggggacCATGAACTGGTGGTCAAATACATCGAGAGCCTTGGGGTCAGAGACGATATGAAAACCAAAATCCTGGAAGGGGTCCCgagaaagaaagacaagGCGAAATCTGAGGTCAACACCCAGGATGATGAGCCCCCAGCGAAGCGCATCCGTTGGAACTCGGGATGGCCGAATATTCCTCACTACCATGAGGCCCTGGCCATTCTCGTTATTTCGCTTTGTCCCAACATCAAACGGCTCCGCCTCAACCCGGAGACCTTCATACTGGGCACCTTGCTGGACGAGTACCTCGTCCAAAACAACTATGGGGAAATCACCGAACCCACACTTCAGAGACTCGAAGTTGTCCATATGGAAGCCATTAATTACGGCATTAGTGATGGGTGCAACTACGACACTGTCAGATCCCTTAGCTTCTTTCGCTACTTTCATCGTCTGCCGTCAGTTTCTACCGTCAAAATCGAGGCTATCTCAGACTATCAGCCCGACAATACGTCCTTCCCGCCCAAGTCTTCTACGATTTCGAAAATTACCATTGGTCACTCTGATATCTCCGGGGCCAttctcagcagcatcatccGCATCCCCCAGGCTCTCACTcacttttccttttccaatGCCGGGCTTTGGAACACCGATGGCGCGTATACATACGACGTGAAACCCAAGACCGTGAGCAAGTGTCTTCTGCAGCACAAGGACAGCCTGCAGGTTCTGGATTTGGACGCTCGACTCTATGATCCCTCGAAGTACGATAAGCACCGCCCGGCCTTGTTGGAGCACCAGAAGGATGAATACCCTGAGTACTATTATGGCAGATATGGAAGTAGTCAGAGTGACAccggaagaggaagaggtcgCACTCCTCCGCCGGATGCAAAATATCTCGATTTGGATCGATCGTTCagtggggagaaggaggaagaccTGCCTCTCTATGCGGTGGATTTGCCAGACACGTTTGACTACGAAGGCGGGTCGATTGGCTCCATGAAGGACTTTACCAAGCTGACAGACTTGAGCATT AGAATTGGAAATATACTTGGCTACGATGACACATGCAAGTACAAAGTCACGATCCGTACTCTCAAGCATCGACTTGTTGATCTTTTGCCGCCGAATCTGGAGAGTTTGAAGTTGTATGGCTACGAGAAGGGAAAGTTTGCTCAAGTTGATGCACATGTCGATGAACTGCTGGCGcaaaaggaagagaagctTCCCAATCTCAAGACCATCCATGGTCTTGATGAGTGCATACTTGGTGTAGCCGGGACATACCCGGCTGAGCTGGGCAACTCTGAGCTTTGGCAGAGGCCCTGTGAGGGTTTGAAATGGGTTGAAGTTGAAacggatgatgacgaagcaGATCCCTGA